A single Cyprinus carpio isolate SPL01 chromosome A20, ASM1834038v1, whole genome shotgun sequence DNA region contains:
- the LOC109084506 gene encoding coiled-coil domain-containing protein 25: MVFYFKSAVVSPPYTIYMGKDKYENEDLIKYGWPEDIWFHVDKLSSAHVYLRMPKGTTIEDIPKEVLIDCTQLVKNNSIQGCKMNNINVVYTPWGNLKKTADMDVGQIGFHRQKEVKIVAVEKKINEIINRLEKTQEERYPDLAAEKESRDREERSEKKAQLQEQKKKEKEEMKMKKEMEELRNYSFIDGYDSDDFM; the protein is encoded by the exons ATGGTGTTTTACTTTAAAAGCGCCG TTGTCTCACCGCCCTATACCATCTATATGGGCAAAGATAAATATGAAA aTGAAGATCTTATAAAATATGGATGGCCTGAAGATatttg GTTCCACGTGGACAAGCTCTCATCTGCCCATGTATATCTAAGAATGCCCAAG GGTACAACGATAGAAGACATACCAAAAGAAGTCTTGATTGACTGTACTCAGCTGGtcaaaaacaacagcattcaAG gttGCAAAATGAACAATATTAATGTTGTCTACACACCATGGGGCAATCTCAAAAAAACAGCAGACATGGATGTCGGGCAGATAGGCTTCCATCGGCAGAAGGAG GTGAAAATTGTGGCAGTAGAAAAGAAAATCAACGAAATCATCAACAGACTAGAGAAAACACAAGAGGAGCGCTATCCTGATCTTGCTGCTGAGAAGGAGTCCCGGGACAGAGAGGAAAGAAGCGAGAAAAAGGCTCAATTacaagagcagaagaaaaaggAGAAGGAAGAAATGAAGATGAAAAAAGAGATGGAAGAATTAAG gaattattcatttata GATGGCTATGATTCAGATGACTTCATGTAA
- the LOC109084498 gene encoding N-acetyltransferase ESCO2-like, protein MLSRKRKHGSPDAESNPSKKQITSLRNSPRRATRQKENIPISLASPQKILSTPKKIPRTSSLKSPPKQISPRKTVLGAGSFYSKQKPLYLTPLERKLLKETKSPPSVPSKEPPHLPLNAGNPVKKPVRKVQMKGSATGPQSNLKGYFIAKPKGKSPSDTQTDQSLRAMVAPISFSSMKSKSKPKLVVGAAFFGTGKKPTSMFKRSAQNTKPKQPSTYEKPTKEKEAQTAPGERSPVRRAIFLKKHLSADNTIKVTADKVAEDSESVQVMLSPEQMSPHVLAHMHGITKELKVVLRRSISPNRSTEAGSQDSPAKTDSVFDVSDIPPPDHNSSLDEESSVYPIFGTKRSQKKGVLSPPLNTSTPSALTGTSALKAKERTALRREMKKQTDNQLIIDAGQKQFGATTCGSCGMLYSTDSPEDNFQHTQFHQRFLDTIKFVGWKKERVVAEFWDGKIILVLPDDPKYATKKAEDVRRIADSELGFQQITLSSPSSAKTYLFINSDRMVVGCLVAENIRQGFRVLEQQEQAKDMSKEDFMEHHRAWCCSTVPEQAICGVSRIWVFSLMRRKGIATRLLDTVRTTFMYGSHLTKEEIAFSDPTPEGKLFATKYCETPTFLVYNFIS, encoded by the exons ATGTTATCCCGAAAAAGAAAACATGGCTCTCCAGATGCTGAGAG TAACCCATCTAAGAAACAAATAACAAGCCTGAGAAACTCTCCAAGAAGAGCCACTCGACAAAAAGAGAATATTCCCATCTCGCTGGCATCACCCCAAAAGATTCTCAGTACACCTAAGAAGATCCCGAGGACCTCTTCGCTAAAATCTCCTCCAAAACAAATCTCGCCACGAAAAACTGTATTGGGAGCGGGATCCTTCTACAGCAAGCAGAAACCTCTTTATCTCACACCTCTGGAAAGGAAGCTGTTAAAGGAAACCAAGTCACCACCATCAGTCCCTAGCAAAGAACCACCACATCTCCCTTTGAATGCTGGGAATCCTGTTAAAAAGCCAGTGAGGAAGGTCCAAATGAAAGGCAGTGCCACAGGTCCTCAGTCTAACCTAAAAGGTTACTTTATCGCGAAACCCAAAGGGAAAAGTCCCTCTGACACGCAAACAGATCAGTCGTTGAGGGCCATGGTGGCCCCGATTTCATTTAGCAGTATGAAATCCAAGAGTAAACCCAAGCTGGTTGTAGGAGCAGCTTTCTTCGGCACTGGAAAAAAGCCCACTTCAATGTTCAAAAGATCTGCACAGAACACAAAGCCTAAACAACCCTCAACCTATGAGAAACCCACAAAGGAGAAGGAAGCGCAGACAGCACCAGGAGAACGTTCCCCAGTCCGCCGTGCCATCTTCTTAAAAAAGCACCTGAGTGCAGACAACACAATTAaagttaccgctgataaagttgCTGAGGACAGCGAGTCAGTGCAAGTGATGTTGAGCCCCGAGCAGATGTCTCCTCATGTCCTGGCACATATGCATGGTATTACCAAAGAGTTAAAGGTGGTTTTGAGGAGATCCATTAgtcccaacagatccactgaagCTGGTAGCCAG GACTCACCGGCAAAAACAGATTCGGTGTTTGATGTGAGTGACATACCACCACCAGATCACAACAGCTCTCTTGATGAAG AGTCATCTGTCTATCCCATCTTTGGCACTAAGAG ATCTCAGAAAAAAGGGGTTTTGTCACCACCGCTGAACACTAGCACTCCTTCTGCACTGACTGGTACTTCTGCTCTGAAGGCCAAAGAGAGAACTGCCTTGAGAAGAGAGATGAAAAAGCAAACAGATAACCAGCTTATcatt GATGCTGGTCAGAAGCAGTTCGGCGCCACCACGTGTGGGTCCTGTGGGATGCTGTACAGTACAGATAGTCCAGAGGACAACTTCCAGCACACGCAGTTCCATCAGCGCTTCTTGGACACCATTAAGTTTGTG GGCTGGAAAAAAGAGAGGGTTGTGGCAGAGTTCTGGGATGGAAAGATTATTCTCGTTCTTCCTGATGATCCTAAGTATGCCACAAAAAAG GCAGAGGACGTGAGACGGATTGCAGACAGTGAACTGGGCTTTCAGCAGATCACCCTCAGTAGCCCGAGCTCAGCTAAAACCTACCTGTTCATTAACAGCGACAGGATGGTGGTGGGATGTCTGGTGGCTGAAAATATTAGACAG GGTTTTCGGGTGCTGGAACAGCAAGAGCAAGCCAAAGACATGAGCAAGGAGGATTTCATGGAGCACCACAGAGCCTGGTGCTGCTCTACAGTGCCGGAACAAGCCATCTGTGGTGTCAGTCGCATCTGGGTTTTCAGTCTGATGAGGAGGAAGGGCATCGCCACTCGCCTTCTGGACACTGTCAg GACTACTTTCATGTACGGGAGCCACCTGACCAAAGAGGAAATCGCCTTCTCTGACCCTACACCAGAAGGAAAGCTGTTTGCTACGAAGTACTGCGAGACGCCAACATTTCTGGTGTACAACTTCATCAGTTAA
- the LOC109084511 gene encoding lymphokine-activated killer T-cell-originated protein kinase homolog, translating into MEANKESPSAFKTPCKPAKVKNPVSACGTPVTIPASPFMKKLGCGTGVNVFLMNRMGKHTHSPWAIKKINSKCAKSQMTIYQKRLCEEAKILKDLHHPNIVGFRAFTTAKDGSKCLAMEYGGEQSLNDLIERRREEGLQAFPVATIEKVALHVARGLQYLHNEKKLLHGDMKSCNVVIKGDFESIKICDVGVSLPLDENMQVSDPKAHYIGTEPWNPKEALEDGVISDKADIFAYGLTLWEMMTLAVPHLEMLDTEGDDDDFYFCFVFFDEDAYYERLGTRPALDAATLGGAYQRMVELFCLCTEEDPHKRPSAAHIVQVLESNTQLCDKSSEVIIVD; encoded by the exons ATGGAGGCCAACAAAGAATCACCTAGTGCCTTTAAAACGCCTTGCAAGCCTGCAAAAGTGAAAAATCCAG tcAGTGCATGTGGGACCCCGGTCACCATTCCTGCCTCTCCTTTCATGAAGAAGCTCGGCTGTGGGACTGGAGTCAACGTCTTTCTCATGAACAG GATGGGTAAGCACACTCATTCACCGTGGGCCATTAAGAAGATCAACAGCAAGTGTGCAAAAAGTCAAATGACAATTTATCAGAAGCGTCTGTGTGAGGAGGCAAAGATCTTAAAAGACCTTCATCACCCCAATATTGTTG GCTTCAGAGCTTTTACCACAGCGAAGGACGGCTCTAAGTGTTTAGCGATGGAGTACGGTGGAGAGCAGTCTCTGAATGACCTCattgagaggagaagagaggagggTCTGCAGGCATTTCCAGTGGCCACTATTGAAAAAGTGGCTCTTCATGTCGCACGTGGTTTACAG TACCTGCACAATGAGAAAAAGCTTTTGCATGGAGACATGAAATCATGCAACGTTGTCATCAAGGGCGACTTTGAAAGCATCAAAATCTGTGATGTTGGTGTGTCACTGCCACTGGATGAAAACATGCAGG TGAGCGATCCAAAGGCCCACTACATTGGGACAGAGCCGTGGAATCCTAAGGAAGCTTTGGAGGATGGAGTTATCTCAGACAAAGCTGATATCTTTGCGTATGGACTCACACTGTGGGAGATGATGACACTTGCTGTTCCTCACCTGGAGATGCTGGACACTGAGGGTGATGATGATG atttttatttctgttttgttttttttgatgaagatGCGTATTATGAGAGACTGGGAACCCGTCCGGCTTTGGACGCAGCCACTCTCGGAGGGGCTTATCAGAGGATGGTGGAGCTCTTCTGTCTCTGTACAGAAGAAGACCCCCATAAAAGACCCTCTGCAGCTCACATTGTTCAGGTGCTGGAGTCAAACACCCAGCTTTGTGACAAAAGCAGTGAGGTCATTATAGTTGATTAA
- the LOC109084514 gene encoding solute carrier family 35 member D3-like, whose amino-acid sequence MEVCKGRFLGISVAVAHGFFSGSLNILLKFLITTYSFTYLTLIQCLTSGTAALTLEVLRRLGKIDIPPFSFQLVKVFASVCVLATLQSTLTLWSLRGLSLPMYVVFKRCLPLVTLGIGVCVLKNGIPSAGVITAVLITTGGAALAGAGDLTGDPFGYVTGILAVIVHASYLVLIQKTSGDSDYGPLTAQYTIAVVASPILFICSIVSMDAIDMWTYEGWKNPYITGIFCTCILIGCAMNFTTLHCTYINSAVTTSFVGVVKSIATITVGMFAFSDVMPTKLFVVGVVVNTIGSITYCVVKYHETKKKLTYQDMDESAKDEELPGEPYVEPAKPDGDMETLPNDLESVPNGSLTASVDSHDQGPVCENKVAESIELEKPGIPSDDPTRQSLSDSYVGVWRSIRTLKFFKKDTLLDNMEVQSP is encoded by the exons ATGGAAGTTTGCAAAGGACGTTTTCTGGGCATTTCGGTGGCCGTCGCGCATGGATTTTTTTCGGGATCGctgaatattttgttaaaattccTAATCACGACCTATAGCTTCACGTATCTTACTTTAATTCAGTGTCTGACCAGCGGCACTGCGGCTCTTACATTAGAGGTGCTGAGGAGACTGGGCAAAATAGATATACCACCCTTCAGCTTCCAGTTAGTGAAAGTTTTTGCGAGTGTCTGTGTTTTGGCAACTTTGCAGTCCACATTAACCCTCTGGTCTCTCAGGGGACTGAGTTTACCCATGTATGTTGTGTTTAAGCGATGCTTGCCCTTGGTAACATTGGGGATTGGAGTGTGTGTGCTGAAGAACGGGATCCCATCAGCTGGGGTAATAACAGCGGTTCTCATCACCACTGGAGGAGCAGCACTGGCTG GTGCTGGAGATCTAACAGGTGACCCTTTTGGCTACGTGACTGGCATTTTAGCTGTGATTGTCCACGCCTCCTACTTGGTGCTCATCCAAAAAACGAGTGGAGACAGTGATTATGGGCCGCTCACAGCCCAGTACACTATTGCAGTGGTGGCCTCTCCCATTCTCTTCATCTGTTCCATTGTAAGCATGGATGCCATTGACATGTGGACGTATGAAGGTTGGAAGAACCCATATATCACAGGCATCTTCTGTACCTGCATCCTCATCGGCTGTGCGATGAACTTCACCACACTGCACTGTACCTATATCAACTCAGCTGTCACCACCAGTTTTGTGGGGGTGGTCAAGAGTATAGCTACTATCACTGTGGGCATGTTCGCCTTCAGTGACGTGATGCCAACCAAACTGTTTGTGGTAGGCGTGGTAGTGAACACCATTGGCTCCATCACCTACTGTGTGGTGAAATATCATGAAACCAAAAAGAAGTTAACCTACCAGGATATGGACGAGTCCGCTAAGGATGAAGAACTTCCAGGAGAACCTTATGTGGAACCAGCCAAGCCTGATGGAGATATGGAAACTCTTCCAAATGATCTGGAGAGCGTTCCCAATGGCAGTCTGACAGCATCAGTTGACAGCCATGACCAGGGTCCAGTTTGTGAGAATAAAGTGGCAGAGTCCATAGAATTAGAAAAACCGGGGATCCCATCAGACGATCCTACGAGACAATCTCTGAGCGACAGTTATGTAGGGGTCTGGAGATCCATTCGCACCTTAAAGTTCTTTAAGAAAGACACTTTACTTGACAACATGGAGGTTCAAAGTCCTTGA